A single window of Sandaracinaceae bacterium DNA harbors:
- a CDS encoding DUF1704 domain-containing protein, whose translation MPRELREADALMKRIADVARLLPALTADNAADERARLVETLDRGETPSPRWALARRRVEPELWRTLDMARRLTAELPIARLYEERLEELEIELGMIEALGDSKRIRPLAARRFGTGRTRVPLDDGDVTLGGVARTLMDSLPHREEERVVPASGPSGSVSLAALMLAVARSAGLDIDVKIEPRLSAGAATGDRTVFLAARCFGRAESLRFAVHEVLGHAVAAANARDQPIRLFELGTAGSFSSQEGLCLCLEERAGVLDAYRLRIIAARVLVTDRMHDGAPFGETARWLVDEHGFSASDAIGVSERAYRGGGVARDVGYLHGWLRVRAALEANQTSIDHMRVGRVGLDVAKQLPALVEMGLARPPRHRPSLARSLSATEDGTSRDTSPPSVAASLTMLEET comes from the coding sequence GTGCCCCGCGAGCTGCGCGAGGCCGACGCCCTGATGAAGCGGATCGCCGACGTCGCGCGGCTGCTCCCCGCTCTGACCGCCGACAACGCGGCCGACGAGCGCGCGCGCCTCGTCGAGACGCTCGATCGCGGAGAGACGCCGTCCCCGCGCTGGGCGCTCGCGCGGCGTCGCGTCGAGCCCGAGCTCTGGCGCACGCTCGACATGGCGCGCCGTCTGACGGCCGAGCTGCCGATCGCGCGGCTCTACGAGGAGCGGCTCGAGGAGCTCGAGATCGAGCTCGGCATGATCGAGGCGCTCGGGGACTCCAAGCGCATCCGCCCGCTCGCGGCGCGGCGCTTCGGCACGGGCCGGACGCGTGTGCCGCTCGACGACGGGGACGTCACGCTCGGCGGCGTCGCGCGCACGCTGATGGACTCGCTGCCGCATCGCGAGGAGGAGCGCGTCGTGCCGGCCTCGGGGCCGAGCGGATCCGTCTCGCTCGCCGCGCTCATGCTCGCCGTGGCCCGGAGCGCTGGCCTCGACATCGACGTGAAGATCGAGCCGCGTCTCAGCGCCGGCGCGGCCACGGGCGACCGCACCGTCTTCCTCGCCGCGCGCTGCTTCGGTCGGGCCGAGTCGCTCCGCTTCGCCGTGCACGAGGTCCTCGGCCACGCGGTGGCGGCGGCGAACGCGCGCGACCAGCCCATCCGCCTGTTCGAGCTCGGCACGGCCGGCTCGTTCTCCTCACAGGAGGGGCTGTGCCTCTGCCTCGAGGAGCGCGCTGGCGTGCTCGACGCGTACCGCCTGCGCATCATCGCGGCCCGCGTGCTCGTCACCGACCGCATGCACGACGGGGCGCCGTTCGGAGAGACCGCGCGCTGGCTGGTCGACGAGCACGGTTTCTCCGCGTCCGACGCGATCGGGGTGTCCGAGCGCGCGTACCGCGGCGGCGGCGTGGCCCGAGACGTCGGCTATCTGCACGGCTGGCTCCGGGTCCGCGCCGCGCTCGAGGCCAACCAGACGTCGATCGACCACATGCGGGTCGGCCGCGTCGGCCTCGACGTCGCCAAGCAGCTCCCGGCGCTGGTGGAGATGGGGCTCGCGCGCCCCCCGCGTCACCGCCCGAGCTTGGCGCGCAGCCTCTCCGCCACCGAGGACGGCACGAGCCGCGACACGTCGCCGCCGAGCGTCGCCGCCTCCTTGACGATGTTGGAAGAGACGTAG
- a CDS encoding tetratricopeptide repeat protein: MRRLPFLTAAALTALLSLTSVASAQEARELFLQGQAAYETGDYDTAVQNWERAYELDPRPLLQYNLAQAYERLGLLDQAVAAYRVYIENTPGDDQRAQNARARIASLEQRVGNTSIRLTGGVEGAAILVDGEDRGRLPHPDPLRVDPGSHRVVVRAEGYEDFVSVVAVSAGQSVDVPVELAAGVSGRASTTTGGGGVSMIGVGVAAGGGAVLIGGAITGGLALAAAGDAPNADGPEADDARTLALVTDILLPVGAVAVAAGVVLMFVLDDGGSSDSAAMVLPMVGPDVAGASVVGAF, from the coding sequence ATGCGACGACTTCCCTTCCTCACGGCGGCCGCGCTGACCGCCCTGCTCTCGCTGACCTCCGTGGCCTCGGCCCAGGAGGCGCGCGAGCTCTTCCTCCAGGGCCAGGCCGCCTACGAGACCGGCGACTACGACACCGCGGTCCAGAACTGGGAGCGCGCGTACGAGCTCGATCCGCGCCCGCTGCTCCAGTACAACCTCGCGCAGGCCTACGAGCGCCTCGGGCTGCTCGACCAGGCGGTGGCGGCGTACCGCGTCTACATCGAGAACACCCCGGGCGACGATCAGCGCGCGCAGAACGCCCGCGCCCGCATCGCGTCGCTCGAGCAGCGCGTCGGCAACACGAGCATCCGGCTGACGGGCGGCGTCGAGGGCGCGGCCATCCTCGTCGATGGCGAGGACCGCGGCCGGCTCCCGCACCCCGACCCGCTCCGGGTCGATCCGGGCTCGCACCGCGTGGTCGTCCGCGCGGAGGGCTACGAGGACTTCGTCTCGGTGGTCGCGGTCAGCGCGGGCCAGAGCGTCGACGTCCCGGTCGAGCTCGCCGCGGGCGTCTCCGGGCGCGCCTCGACCACGACGGGCGGCGGCGGCGTCTCCATGATCGGCGTCGGGGTCGCCGCGGGCGGCGGCGCGGTGCTCATCGGCGGCGCCATCACCGGCGGGCTCGCGCTCGCGGCGGCGGGCGACGCGCCCAACGCCGACGGCCCCGAGGCCGACGACGCGCGCACCCTCGCGCTCGTGACCGACATCCTCCTGCCCGTGGGCGCGGTCGCGGTCGCGGCCGGCGTGGTGCTGATGTTCGTGCTCGACGACGGCGGCTCCAGCGACTCCGCCGCGATGGTGCTCCCGATGGTCGGCCCCGACGTGGCCGGCGCGAGCGTGGTCGGCGCCTTCTGA
- a CDS encoding alpha/beta fold hydrolase, protein MRGWWVWAVVFVCSGCNYAAYFVRDTPEPMRALEARMDPHERRSCLVVFMPGMLDTPDNFVDAGFLDAAASASDRCDLVAIDAHFGYYRSGHIRQRVTRDILLLAETRGYEDVWLVGISMGGLGALMVAQQNATRIRGVVLLAPFLGDEALVRSVADAGGLAEWDAPDDADPWDEDEFDDALWAWLRGYATAPEDMPELFVAVGTEDSLRPGIGVLAEALPAGHHGTAPGGHGWSTWRVLFAQLLESPPWDPRAAHAPGWG, encoded by the coding sequence ATGCGTGGGTGGTGGGTCTGGGCGGTCGTCTTCGTTTGTAGCGGCTGCAACTACGCGGCGTACTTCGTGCGCGACACGCCCGAGCCGATGCGGGCGCTCGAGGCGCGCATGGACCCGCACGAGCGGCGCAGCTGCCTGGTGGTCTTCATGCCGGGCATGCTCGACACGCCGGACAACTTCGTCGACGCGGGCTTCCTCGACGCGGCCGCGAGCGCCTCCGACCGCTGCGACCTCGTCGCGATCGACGCGCACTTCGGCTACTACCGCTCGGGCCACATCCGGCAGCGGGTGACGCGGGACATCCTGCTGCTGGCCGAGACCCGCGGCTACGAGGACGTCTGGCTGGTGGGGATCTCGATGGGCGGGCTCGGCGCGCTCATGGTCGCGCAGCAGAACGCGACGCGCATCCGCGGCGTGGTCTTGCTCGCGCCGTTCCTCGGCGACGAGGCGCTCGTGCGCTCGGTGGCGGACGCGGGCGGGCTCGCGGAGTGGGACGCGCCCGACGACGCCGACCCGTGGGACGAGGACGAGTTCGACGACGCGCTCTGGGCGTGGCTCCGGGGCTACGCGACCGCGCCCGAGGACATGCCGGAGCTCTTCGTGGCCGTCGGCACCGAGGACTCGCTCCGGCCCGGGATCGGGGTGCTGGCCGAGGCGCTCCCCGCCGGTCACCACGGCACCGCGCCGGGCGGCCATGGCTGGAGCACGTGGCGGGTGCTCTTCGCCCAGCTCCTCGAGAGCCCGCCCTGGGATCCGCGCGCCGCACATGCCCCTGGCTGGGGATGA
- the coaD gene encoding pantetheine-phosphate adenylyltransferase, with the protein MSAAIYPGSFDPITNGHVSIIKSGLVCFDRLVVAVLRNPKKKSLFTVEERLEMIREAFDGESNIEVDSFDGLLVDYCRKKDVRVVLRGLRAVADFEYELQMANMNRHLNEEVETAFLMANDAYFYVSSNIVKEAATLGGDVSRLVPSSVAERLRAKLGR; encoded by the coding sequence ATGAGCGCAGCCATCTACCCCGGCTCCTTCGACCCGATCACGAACGGCCACGTCAGCATCATCAAGAGCGGCCTGGTGTGCTTCGACCGGCTCGTGGTCGCCGTGCTGAGGAACCCCAAGAAGAAGTCTCTCTTCACGGTCGAGGAGCGCCTCGAGATGATCCGCGAGGCCTTCGACGGCGAGAGCAACATCGAGGTCGACTCGTTCGACGGGCTCCTGGTGGATTACTGCCGCAAGAAGGACGTTCGCGTCGTGCTGCGCGGCCTGCGCGCGGTGGCCGACTTCGAGTACGAGCTGCAGATGGCCAACATGAACCGGCACCTCAACGAGGAGGTCGAGACCGCGTTCCTGATGGCGAACGACGCGTACTTCTACGTCTCTTCCAACATCGTCAAGGAGGCGGCGACGCTCGGCGGCGACGTGTCGCGGCTCGTGCCGTCCTCGGTGGCGGAGAGGCTGCGCGCCAAGCTCGGGCGGTGA
- a CDS encoding serine protein kinase: MAETTNLVSKIASFQDYDQYRDLHWEGSFEDYLGIIKERPQVTRNAYQRLYDMVVSYGEEEYIDNKKRLVRYPFFTDPIGGGQDAIFGLDIPLMRLVNVLHAAALGYGPEKRIILLHGPVGSSKSTIARLLKKGIEAYSRTAEGALYTYRWTNLKDTGLAAGDDEFPCPMNEEPLKLIPEEWREQAVRDLGLGDDRHRVVVKGTLNPACRFIFNGLMERYGGDWAKVALNHIRVRRLLLSEKDRIGIGTFQPKDEKNQDSTELTGDINYRKIAEYGSDSDPRAFNFDGEFNIANRGIVEFVEILKLDVAFLYDLLGATQERKIKPKKFAQTDIDEVIIGHTNEAEYKKLLNNEFMEALRDRTIKIDIPYITKMSEEVRIYKKEFGQQRLRGKHVAPHTFEVAAMWAVLSRLEEPKKHQLSLLQKAKLYDGKTLPGFTQDNVKELRKETTREGLDGISPRYIQDKVSNALVRDGVEGYINPFMVMNELEKGLAHHSLIANEEQRKHYREIIGVVKSEYEEIVKNEVQRAISADEEAIARLCANYIDNVRAYTLKERVKNRYTGRDEEPDERLMRSIEEKIDIPETRKEDFRREIMNYIGALAIEGKKFNYDTNDRLRRALEMKLFEDQKDSIKLSSFVSNVIDKDTQDKIDVIKSRLIKHYGYNEASAKDVLSYVASIFARGDVKK; encoded by the coding sequence ATGGCGGAGACCACCAACCTCGTCTCGAAGATCGCTTCCTTCCAGGACTACGATCAATACCGCGACCTCCACTGGGAGGGCTCTTTCGAGGACTACCTCGGGATCATCAAGGAGCGCCCGCAGGTCACGCGCAACGCGTACCAGCGCCTCTACGACATGGTCGTGAGCTACGGCGAAGAAGAGTACATCGACAACAAGAAGCGCCTCGTGCGCTACCCGTTCTTCACCGATCCGATCGGCGGCGGGCAGGACGCGATCTTCGGGCTCGACATCCCGCTGATGCGCCTCGTCAACGTGCTCCACGCCGCGGCGCTCGGCTACGGCCCCGAGAAGCGCATCATCCTCCTTCACGGCCCGGTCGGCTCGTCGAAGAGCACGATCGCGCGGCTGCTGAAGAAGGGCATCGAGGCGTACTCGCGCACGGCCGAGGGCGCGCTCTACACCTACCGGTGGACGAACCTGAAGGACACCGGCCTCGCGGCGGGCGACGACGAGTTCCCCTGCCCGATGAACGAGGAGCCGCTGAAGCTCATCCCCGAGGAGTGGCGTGAGCAAGCCGTGCGCGACCTCGGGCTCGGCGACGACCGCCACCGCGTGGTCGTGAAGGGCACCCTCAACCCGGCGTGTCGGTTCATCTTCAACGGGCTCATGGAGCGCTACGGCGGCGACTGGGCGAAGGTCGCGCTCAACCACATCCGCGTGCGGCGCCTGCTCCTCAGCGAGAAGGACCGGATCGGCATCGGCACCTTCCAGCCGAAGGATGAGAAGAACCAGGACTCGACGGAGCTGACCGGGGACATCAACTACCGGAAGATCGCCGAGTACGGCTCCGACTCCGACCCGCGCGCGTTCAACTTCGACGGCGAGTTCAACATCGCCAACCGCGGCATCGTGGAGTTCGTCGAGATCCTCAAGCTCGACGTCGCCTTCCTCTACGACCTGCTCGGCGCGACGCAGGAGCGGAAGATCAAGCCGAAGAAGTTCGCGCAGACCGACATCGACGAGGTGATCATCGGTCACACGAACGAGGCGGAGTACAAGAAGCTCCTGAACAACGAGTTCATGGAGGCGCTCCGCGACCGCACGATCAAGATCGACATCCCCTACATCACGAAGATGTCGGAGGAGGTCCGCATCTACAAGAAGGAGTTCGGCCAGCAGCGCCTCCGCGGCAAGCACGTCGCGCCGCACACCTTCGAGGTCGCCGCGATGTGGGCCGTGCTCTCGCGCCTCGAGGAGCCGAAGAAGCATCAGCTCTCGCTGCTCCAGAAGGCCAAGCTCTACGACGGCAAGACGCTGCCCGGCTTCACGCAGGACAACGTCAAGGAGCTCCGCAAGGAGACCACCCGCGAGGGCCTCGACGGGATCAGCCCGCGCTACATCCAGGACAAGGTCTCGAACGCGCTCGTGCGTGACGGGGTCGAGGGCTACATCAACCCGTTCATGGTGATGAACGAGCTCGAGAAGGGGCTCGCGCACCACTCGCTCATCGCGAACGAGGAGCAGCGCAAGCACTACCGCGAGATCATCGGCGTCGTGAAGAGCGAGTACGAGGAGATCGTGAAGAACGAGGTGCAGCGCGCCATCAGCGCCGACGAGGAGGCCATCGCCCGCCTCTGCGCCAACTACATCGACAACGTGCGCGCCTACACGCTCAAGGAGCGGGTCAAGAACCGCTACACGGGCCGCGACGAGGAGCCGGACGAGCGGCTCATGCGCTCGATCGAAGAGAAGATCGACATCCCCGAGACGCGCAAGGAAGACTTCCGGCGCGAGATCATGAACTACATCGGCGCGCTCGCGATCGAGGGCAAGAAGTTCAACTACGACACGAACGACCGCCTGCGCCGCGCGCTCGAGATGAAGCTCTTCGAGGACCAGAAGGACTCGATCAAGCTCTCCAGCTTCGTCTCGAACGTGATCGACAAGGACACGCAGGACAAGATCGACGTCATCAAGAGCCGGCTCATCAAGCACTACGGCTACAACGAGGCGTCGGCGAAGGACGTGCTGAGCTACGTGGCGAGCATCTTCGCCCGCGGCGACGTCAAGAAGTAG